A genomic window from Synechococcus sp. CBW1107 includes:
- a CDS encoding aldo/keto reductase produces the protein MNHQPPPPATPEVVGASERRPFGTGPEVSLFSLGTMRALGSPEQMLEVLEAALDAGINHVETAPSYGPAEAYLGQALARIGARRPRDHADLVLTSKILPGASLEIGQTQLLASLERLGTGRLDNLAVHGLNRPEHLDWALHGAGARLLEWVLAQGLVGQVGFSSHGSTPLIEQALASGRFSFCSLHLHLFDQERLPLARRALAGGLGVLAISPADKGGRLYDPPAQLTADCAPLEPLRLAYRFLLAQGISSLTLGAERRQDLELAAQLRAAAGPLDNQELLALGRLEASGRARLGAERCGQCRACLPCPSGVPIPELLRLRNLALGHGMETFARERYNLIGRAGHWWEALDARACRSCAACLPRCPHGLEIPVLLADTHRRLAAAPRRRLWG, from the coding sequence ATGAACCACCAGCCCCCTCCTCCAGCAACGCCTGAGGTCGTTGGGGCGTCCGAGCGTCGCCCGTTCGGCACGGGCCCCGAGGTCTCCCTGTTCAGCCTGGGGACGATGCGGGCCCTCGGCAGCCCCGAGCAGATGCTGGAGGTGCTCGAGGCAGCACTGGATGCGGGCATCAACCACGTCGAGACGGCCCCCTCCTACGGTCCAGCCGAGGCCTACCTGGGTCAGGCCCTGGCCCGGATCGGTGCCCGCCGCCCCCGGGACCACGCCGATCTGGTGCTCACCAGCAAGATCCTTCCCGGTGCCTCCCTCGAGATCGGCCAGACCCAGCTGCTCGCGAGTCTGGAGCGGCTGGGGACAGGCCGCCTCGACAACCTCGCGGTGCATGGACTCAACAGGCCCGAGCACCTGGACTGGGCCCTTCATGGGGCAGGGGCCAGGCTGCTGGAGTGGGTCCTGGCACAGGGGCTCGTTGGTCAGGTTGGTTTCAGCAGCCATGGTTCCACTCCCCTGATCGAGCAGGCCCTGGCCAGCGGGCGGTTCAGCTTCTGCAGTCTTCACCTCCATCTCTTCGATCAGGAGAGGCTGCCGCTGGCCCGGCGGGCCCTGGCCGGGGGGCTGGGAGTCCTGGCCATTTCACCGGCTGACAAAGGAGGTCGCCTCTACGACCCACCGGCGCAACTGACCGCCGACTGCGCACCCCTGGAGCCCCTGCGGCTGGCCTACCGGTTCCTGCTGGCCCAGGGAATCAGCAGCCTCACTCTCGGGGCCGAACGACGGCAGGATCTGGAACTCGCCGCACAGCTCAGGGCCGCTGCCGGCCCCCTGGACAACCAGGAACTCCTTGCCCTCGGACGCCTGGAGGCCAGCGGCCGTGCCCGCCTGGGCGCCGAGCGCTGCGGCCAGTGCCGGGCCTGCCTGCCCTGTCCGAGCGGCGTACCGATCCCCGAGCTGCTGCGGCTGCGCAATCTGGCCCTGGGCCATGGAATGGAGACCTTCGCCCGGGAGCGTTACAACCTGATCGGCAGGGCTGGCCACTGGTGGGAAGCGCTCGATGCCCGTGCCTGTCGATCCTGCGCCGCCTGTCTGCCCCGCTGTCCCCATGGGCTGGAGATCCCCGTCCTGCTGGCTGACACCCATCGGCGCCTGGCGGCGGCCCCACGGCGCCGGCTCTGGGGCTAG
- a CDS encoding nicotinate-nucleotide--dimethylbenzimidazole phosphoribosyltransferase encodes MISLCGDPDQARRWCERLARDWPASQVLVLLAGTDTAAVPGISAAGATPEVRLGTAAADAELLLLGPSGQRPHALPPLPAGVSPALISHVVCRELALAPLVADLGCAVAPEVPHLRLGGTPARCLSSGAAMPRQRVERLLRLGQRWAARWAAARHDSATGEPPPVLIAECVPGGTSTAQAVLTGLGVEAAGLVSGSLRLPAHALKSELTARGLAAVAAATGPGPSLALDPVAVLAAVGDPMQALAAGVLLGAAGRRVPVLLAGGSQMAAVLALALALAPAHQRTCLAEHGALATTAWVAEEPGSDLSLLLERLGERWGVKPMAFASSLRFDHCRSAALRDYERGYVKEGVGAGGLALLWELSGRSTGALAAACDQAMERMREGS; translated from the coding sequence TTGATCAGCCTCTGCGGTGACCCCGACCAGGCCCGACGCTGGTGCGAACGCCTGGCGCGCGACTGGCCCGCCAGTCAGGTGCTGGTGCTGCTCGCCGGGACCGACACTGCGGCGGTGCCGGGAATCTCCGCGGCCGGAGCCACCCCTGAGGTGCGGCTGGGCACCGCCGCAGCCGACGCCGAGCTGCTCCTGCTCGGTCCGTCAGGGCAGCGCCCCCATGCCCTGCCGCCGCTGCCTGCCGGGGTCAGCCCGGCCCTGATTTCCCATGTGGTCTGCAGGGAGCTGGCCCTGGCGCCCCTGGTGGCCGACCTGGGCTGCGCAGTGGCCCCGGAGGTGCCCCATCTGCGCCTGGGCGGCACACCGGCCCGCTGCCTCAGCAGCGGTGCGGCGATGCCTCGGCAACGGGTGGAGCGGCTGTTGCGCCTGGGCCAGCGCTGGGCTGCCCGCTGGGCTGCGGCGCGCCACGACAGCGCGACCGGTGAGCCTCCCCCCGTGTTGATCGCCGAATGCGTGCCTGGGGGCACCAGCACGGCCCAGGCGGTGCTCACCGGCCTTGGGGTGGAGGCTGCGGGCCTGGTGAGCGGCAGTCTGCGTCTGCCGGCCCATGCACTCAAGAGCGAGCTCACGGCTCGGGGGCTGGCGGCAGTGGCGGCTGCAACGGGTCCAGGTCCATCCCTGGCCCTGGATCCCGTGGCGGTGCTGGCGGCCGTGGGGGACCCGATGCAGGCGCTGGCGGCGGGGGTGCTGCTGGGGGCCGCAGGCCGGCGGGTGCCGGTGCTGCTGGCCGGTGGCAGCCAGATGGCCGCCGTGCTGGCCCTGGCTCTGGCCCTGGCGCCGGCCCACCAGCGCACCTGTCTGGCGGAACACGGGGCCCTCGCCACCACCGCCTGGGTGGCCGAGGAACCCGGCAGCGACCTGAGCCTGCTGCTGGAACGCCTCGGGGAGCGCTGGGGAGTGAAGCCGATGGCCTTTGCCAGCTCCCTCCGCTTTGATCACTGCCGCAGTGCCGCCCTGCGCGACTACGAGCGGGGCTACGTCAAGGAAGGGGTGGGGGCTGGCGGTCTCGCCCTGCTCTGGGAGCTGAGCGGCCGCTCCACCGGGGCGTTGGCTGCCGCCTGTGATCAGGCCATGGAGCGGATGCGGGAGGGCTCCTGA
- a CDS encoding DUF2232 domain-containing protein, giving the protein MPPSSPNTSLSRRQARQLVETAYLASATALLWAGLYYLPVGGALFRLALPLPLALLQVRQGWRPGWEGAVVASLLLVALMGPIRGPLVLFPYGLLALWLGWGWGARRSWWLTWGVGLLIGSAGFLVRVAVLSVLLGENLWVLITAAAAGVLERLSSVLNLGVGPDLLQVQLMALVLVLVQNLIYVLALHAVAYWIFPRLQAPISEPPPLLRSLVALDPL; this is encoded by the coding sequence GTGCCTCCGTCGTCTCCCAACACCAGCCTCAGCCGCCGCCAGGCCCGTCAGCTGGTGGAAACCGCCTATCTGGCCTCCGCCACCGCCCTGCTCTGGGCAGGGCTCTACTACCTGCCCGTGGGCGGAGCCCTGTTCCGCCTCGCCCTGCCCCTGCCTCTGGCCCTGCTCCAGGTGCGTCAGGGCTGGAGGCCCGGCTGGGAGGGGGCGGTGGTGGCGTCTCTGCTGCTGGTGGCGCTGATGGGCCCGATCCGGGGCCCCCTGGTGCTGTTCCCCTACGGACTGCTGGCCCTGTGGCTGGGCTGGGGCTGGGGTGCACGCCGCAGCTGGTGGCTCACCTGGGGCGTGGGCCTGCTGATCGGCAGTGCCGGCTTTCTGGTGCGGGTCGCCGTGCTCTCCGTGCTGCTGGGGGAGAATCTCTGGGTGCTGATCACCGCCGCCGCCGCCGGCGTCCTCGAGCGACTCAGCTCAGTGCTCAACCTTGGAGTCGGCCCTGACCTGCTGCAGGTGCAGCTGATGGCTCTGGTGCTGGTGCTGGTGCAGAACCTGATCTACGTTCTCGCCCTGCATGCTGTGGCGTACTGGATCTTTCCCCGGCTGCAGGCCCCGATCAGTGAACCGCCGCCTCTGTTGCGTTCCCTGGTGGCGCTCGATCCCCTCTGA